A genomic stretch from Lathyrus oleraceus cultivar Zhongwan6 chromosome 2, CAAS_Psat_ZW6_1.0, whole genome shotgun sequence includes:
- the LOC127120763 gene encoding F-box/kelch-repeat protein At3g06240: MEKSPAASDAIEGIKVRSNVHIPDDLAFSILSKLPLKSLKRFECVSKSWSLLFENPRFMNMLRNHFTSNKRSDYGDTFLFLSAADSPLTYVAFYLLSNEKFENRIKFDLPPPCQEDDTFLYILSSVCINGFFCMGQDTRRGLVNTFRAVLWNPATSDFMVIPSSPDEHVPPYRSPYFDFQGFGYDHMRDDYKLIRYISFFPVTDEDEDMPLEDKSYEPLLEIYSLRSNSWRILEIDMLDIRDFTYAQPRIGVYLDGVCHWLGTRDLYQIEGCLVSFDMSNEVLFMTPILDIDESCDLIFIKRHLVVLNESIALISNCLKATTFHISILAELGVKESWIKLFIVGPIPSIEYPIGVGKKGDICFKQENNELVWLDLSTLVTTKIGVKGVIYGCQIGIYKENLLSTGGFNS, from the coding sequence ATGGAGAAATCTCCAGCGGCGAGCGATGCGATTGAAGGGATAAAGGTAAGAAGCAATGTTCATATTCCTGATGATCTCGCCTTTTCCATTCTATCAAAATTACCTCTTAAATCCTTGAAGCGTTTTGAATGTGTAAGCAAATCATGGTCGCTCTTGTTTGAAAACCCTCGTTTTATGAACATGCTACGCAATCATTTTACATCTAATAAGCGTTCTGATTATGGTGATACATTTCTCTTCCTAAGTGCGGCTGATTCGCCTCTTACATATGTTGCGTTCTATTTGCTCTCCAATGAGAAGTTTGAGAATAGAATCAAATTTGATTTGCCACCTCCATGTCAAGAGGATGACACTTTCCTTTATATTTTAAGTTCGGTTTGTATTAATGGTTTTTTCTGCATGGGGCAAGATACTCGTAGAGGACTGGTAAATACCTTCCGAGCTGTATTATGGAATCCGGCTACCTCGGATTTTATGGTTATTCCTTCTAGTCCCGATGAGCATGTACCACCATATCGGAGTCCATATTTTGATTTTCAGGGATTTGGTTATGATCACATGAGAGATGACTATAAATTGATTCGATATATATCATTTTTTCCTGTAACCGACGAAGATGAAGATATGCCATTGGAAGATAAATCGTATGAACCCTTGTTGGAGATATATAGTCTTAGAAGTAACTCTTGGAGGATACTCGAGATCGATATGCTTGATATTCGTGATTTTACTTATGCTCAACCGCGGATCGGAGTCTACTTGGATGGAGTTTGTCATTGGTTGGGTACTAGAGATTTATATCAGATTGAAGGTTGCTTGGTGTCATTTGACATGAGCAACGAGGTGTTGTTTATGACACCTATACTAGACATAGATGAAAGCTGTGATTTGATATTTATAAAGAGACACCTAGTGGTGTTAAATGAGTCTATTGCTTTGATCTCAAATTGCTTAAAAGCTACTACTTTTCATATTTCAATTTTGGCTGAACTCGGTGTGAAGGAATCATGGATCAAATTATTTATTGTTGGGCCCATACCTTCCATTGAGTACCCCATTGGAGTAGGGAAGAAGGGTGACATTTGCTTCAAACAAGAAAACAATGAACTAGTCTGGCTTGATTTAAGCACCTTGGTAACTACAAAGATTGGTGTCAAGGGAGTGATATATGGTTGTCAGATAGGAATTTATAAGGAAAACCTTCTTTCAACGGGAGGATTTAATAGTTAG